One window from the genome of Paenibacillus azoreducens encodes:
- a CDS encoding homoserine dehydrogenase codes for MKPVKVGLLGLGTVGTGVVRIVEGHQEDLSSQVGSPIIIEKIAVKNSDKSRSIEVDKGKLTEDPWEVIRDPEIDVIVEVMGGIEHTKAYILEALERGKHIVTANKDLMALHGSEILAKAQEKQCDVFYEASVAGGIPIIRTLIEGFSSDRILKIMGIVNGTTNYILTKMSQEGVSYEAVLEEAQKLGYAEADPTSDVEGLDAARKMAILGTLGFRTNVELKDVSVRGISQVSKEDIMYAKRLGYEMKLLGIADREDDHVSISVQPTMVRKGHPIASVNGVFNAVYVYGEAVGETMFYGAGAGEMPTATSVVADLVAVIKNLKLGVNGLKAIVPYKPKKLKSDEQIAFKNFILLHVDDKAGVLAKITQVFAEFGVSLESVVQQPNELNPEAEIIIVTHHASKASMDKVLQHFEGLEVIRKIKSVYRVEG; via the coding sequence ATGAAACCGGTAAAAGTAGGATTATTGGGGCTTGGCACCGTAGGAACGGGTGTCGTTAGAATTGTGGAAGGTCATCAGGAGGATTTGAGCAGTCAGGTCGGCTCTCCGATCATCATTGAGAAAATCGCCGTGAAAAACAGTGATAAATCCCGCAGTATAGAGGTGGATAAAGGGAAGTTGACGGAGGATCCATGGGAAGTGATCCGTGATCCCGAGATTGATGTGATTGTTGAGGTTATGGGCGGTATCGAACATACCAAAGCATATATTCTGGAGGCGCTGGAGCGTGGGAAGCATATCGTCACCGCCAACAAGGACCTGATGGCCTTGCACGGCTCGGAGATTTTGGCCAAAGCCCAGGAAAAGCAGTGTGACGTGTTCTACGAAGCCAGCGTTGCCGGCGGCATTCCAATTATACGTACTTTGATCGAAGGTTTTTCATCCGACCGTATTTTGAAAATTATGGGCATCGTCAACGGGACAACCAATTATATTTTGACGAAAATGAGCCAGGAAGGCGTATCCTACGAGGCAGTGCTTGAAGAAGCGCAAAAGCTGGGATATGCGGAAGCGGATCCGACCTCGGATGTGGAAGGTTTGGATGCAGCCCGCAAAATGGCCATTCTCGGAACGCTGGGCTTCCGCACCAATGTGGAGCTGAAAGATGTCAGCGTGCGCGGAATTTCCCAGGTTTCGAAAGAAGATATTATGTATGCGAAACGTTTGGGGTATGAAATGAAGCTGCTCGGCATCGCTGACCGGGAAGATGATCATGTGAGCATCAGCGTTCAGCCAACGATGGTGCGCAAGGGACATCCAATTGCCTCCGTCAACGGCGTGTTTAATGCGGTTTACGTGTACGGAGAAGCAGTGGGTGAAACGATGTTTTACGGTGCGGGCGCCGGCGAAATGCCAACGGCAACTTCGGTCGTTGCTGATTTGGTCGCGGTGATCAAAAACTTGAAGCTTGGCGTCAACGGTTTGAAGGCTATCGTTCCTTATAAACCGAAAAAGCTGAAGAGTGACGAACAAATCGCTTTTAAAAATTTCATTTTGCTGCATGTGGACGACAAGGCCGGCGTGCTTGCCAAAATCACTCAAGTATTTGCGGAGTTCGGGGTCAGCCTGGAATCCGTTGTGCAGCAGCCGAATGAACTGAACCCGGAAGCGGAAATTATTATCGTTACGCATCATGCGAGCAAAGCGAGCATGGACAAGGTGCTGCAGCATTTTGAAGGGCTTGAAGTTATTCGCAAGATCAAAAGCGTCTACCGTGTGGAGGGGTAA
- the thrC gene encoding threonine synthase has product MSYQGLLQTYKSYLPVNENTPLLTLKEGNTPLIRAVNLSEELGLDLHFKYEGLNPTGSFKDRGMVMAVAKAIEEGSRTIMCASTGNTSAAAAAYAARAGLNCIVLIPNNNIALGKLAQAMIYGAKVIAIEGNFDRALEIVREITAKHPITLVNSVNPYRIEGQKTAAFEVVDQLGKAPDVLAIPVGNAGNISAYWKGFKEYHTAGKASSLPKMVGFEAEGAMAIVKGEPILEPETIATAIRIGNPASWKTAVAAAEESGGQINYVTDEEILAAYRMIASREGVFAEPASAASVAGVLKLKREGYFKGGESVVCVLTGNGLKDPNVALSTVNADPLVVQDTEEAVMEAIAKLEEAKA; this is encoded by the coding sequence ATGTCATACCAAGGACTGCTTCAAACTTATAAATCATATCTGCCAGTCAATGAAAATACGCCCCTGCTTACGCTTAAGGAAGGCAATACGCCGCTGATCCGCGCGGTGAATCTCTCGGAGGAACTCGGACTTGATCTGCATTTTAAATACGAGGGACTGAATCCTACCGGTTCTTTTAAAGACCGCGGCATGGTTATGGCGGTTGCCAAGGCCATCGAAGAGGGCAGCCGCACGATCATGTGCGCTTCTACGGGCAATACTTCCGCCGCTGCAGCCGCTTATGCGGCCCGTGCAGGCCTAAACTGCATCGTGCTTATTCCGAACAATAACATCGCACTTGGCAAACTGGCGCAGGCGATGATATACGGGGCCAAGGTTATTGCCATTGAGGGCAACTTCGACCGCGCGCTGGAAATCGTGCGCGAAATTACGGCCAAACATCCGATCACGCTCGTCAACTCGGTGAACCCATACCGCATCGAAGGGCAGAAAACGGCTGCGTTCGAGGTAGTCGACCAGCTGGGCAAAGCGCCTGACGTGCTGGCGATCCCCGTCGGGAATGCAGGCAATATCTCGGCTTATTGGAAAGGTTTTAAAGAATATCATACCGCAGGCAAAGCATCTTCGCTGCCGAAAATGGTCGGCTTTGAAGCCGAAGGCGCTATGGCTATTGTTAAGGGCGAGCCAATTCTTGAGCCTGAAACGATTGCCACGGCGATCCGGATCGGCAACCCGGCAAGCTGGAAAACGGCGGTTGCTGCGGCTGAGGAGTCTGGCGGACAAATCAATTATGTGACGGATGAAGAAATTTTGGCCGCCTATCGTATGATCGCCTCCCGCGAAGGAGTGTTTGCCGAACCGGCTTCCGCAGCATCGGTTGCGGGCGTATTAAAGCTGAAACGGGAAGGTTATTTCAAAGGCGGGGAATCCGTTGTATGCGTGCTTACCGGCAACGGCCTCAAAGACCCGAACGTAGCCTTGAGCACCGTTAACGCCGATCCGCTTGTTGTACAAGACACTGAAGAGGCAGTTATGGAGGCCATCGCCAAGTTGGAAGAGGCCAAAGCATGA
- the thrB gene encoding homoserine kinase: MIRPEGVCVRVPASTANLGPGFDTLGMALSLYSWIGMKASDETVIRLYGSEMEGIPTDKKNLVYQVAQMVFREAGIHLPELEISMYSDIPLTRGLGSSASAIVGALYAANALIGSPLSEARLFDMATAIEDHPDNVGASLFGGLITAIWDGEHADYIRMQPHEDLEVLVVIPEFQLSTSEARKVLPDKISRKDAVYNISRSSLLVAALCQGRLDLISRAMSDRLHQPYRAELVPGMAEILDHAAEHGALGIALSGAGPTLLALAHRRSGRKEELEAYLLNTMKAEGIRASVRWLKPSSEGARLLGSMPSGSLLEMIEGEIHT; this comes from the coding sequence ATGATCAGACCGGAAGGAGTATGTGTAAGGGTTCCTGCCAGCACTGCGAATCTCGGTCCCGGGTTTGACACGCTGGGCATGGCTTTGTCATTGTACTCATGGATCGGGATGAAAGCATCCGATGAAACGGTGATTCGTTTGTACGGAAGTGAAATGGAAGGAATACCGACGGATAAAAAGAACCTGGTTTATCAGGTGGCTCAAATGGTGTTTCGTGAAGCGGGCATTCACCTGCCCGAGCTGGAAATATCGATGTATTCCGACATTCCGCTCACCCGTGGTCTCGGCAGCAGCGCTTCCGCTATCGTTGGCGCGCTTTATGCCGCCAATGCCTTGATCGGATCGCCATTGTCCGAAGCGAGGCTGTTCGATATGGCGACTGCGATCGAGGATCATCCGGATAATGTCGGGGCTTCGTTGTTCGGCGGGCTTATTACGGCGATATGGGACGGCGAACATGCAGATTATATCCGGATGCAGCCGCATGAGGATTTGGAAGTGCTTGTCGTCATTCCGGAGTTTCAATTGTCGACGTCAGAAGCGAGAAAGGTGCTCCCCGATAAAATCAGCCGCAAGGATGCGGTATACAATATCAGCAGATCTTCTTTGCTTGTGGCCGCTTTGTGCCAAGGCAGACTAGATCTGATCAGCCGGGCAATGTCCGATCGCCTGCATCAGCCGTACCGGGCGGAGCTTGTGCCGGGCATGGCCGAAATATTGGATCATGCTGCGGAGCATGGGGCGCTGGGGATCGCGTTGAGCGGTGCCGGACCGACATTGCTTGCGCTCGCCCACCGTCGTTCCGGGCGAAAAGAGGAACTGGAGGCCTATCTGCTGAATACGATGAAAGCCGAGGGCATACGCGCCTCTGTACGGTGGTTGAAGCCGTCATCCGAAGGGGCGCGTCTGCTCGGCAGCATGCCATCCGGCTCACTTTTGGAAATGATAGAAGGGGAAATACACACATGA
- the pheA gene encoding prephenate dehydratase — translation MKRIALLPEGSVSHEAALQLLGDEPAELVYHKLISDVFLSTVHGKTDYSVIPIENTIEGSVSLHMDWLVNEVDLPIQVEWVYPSIQNLIGDRKEFVADSGEVDFTRIRQILSHPVATAQCQQFIRKHAPQAELVNAGSTTEAVGIVKEHPGQGLAAIGTNLGASIHKLDVLAQRVTDHDNNYTRFILIGNQPLAKLPQQIKQMKTSILVTLPEDFPGALHQVLAAFAWRRLNLSRIESRPTKKKLGSYYFYIDVLESVDSVLLTAAIEEIKALGCQVRVLGSYPSYTYQELISEVL, via the coding sequence ATGAAGCGAATTGCATTATTGCCCGAAGGTTCGGTATCGCACGAGGCCGCGCTGCAATTACTCGGGGATGAACCGGCAGAACTTGTATACCACAAGCTGATCTCAGACGTGTTTTTATCGACGGTCCACGGAAAAACCGATTATAGCGTCATCCCCATAGAAAATACCATTGAAGGCTCCGTAAGCCTTCATATGGATTGGCTTGTTAATGAAGTGGATCTTCCCATTCAGGTGGAATGGGTTTATCCATCGATCCAAAACCTGATTGGAGACCGCAAGGAATTTGTGGCGGATTCGGGGGAGGTAGACTTTACGCGAATCCGGCAAATCTTGTCACATCCCGTGGCGACGGCCCAATGCCAGCAATTTATCCGCAAACATGCACCGCAGGCAGAGCTTGTGAATGCAGGAAGTACGACGGAAGCGGTGGGCATTGTGAAAGAACATCCGGGGCAGGGTCTTGCGGCCATCGGGACCAATCTCGGGGCATCCATACACAAGCTGGATGTATTGGCGCAGCGGGTGACCGACCATGACAACAATTACACCCGGTTCATTCTGATCGGCAACCAGCCGCTGGCTAAGCTTCCGCAGCAGATCAAGCAAATGAAAACAAGCATTCTGGTTACGCTGCCGGAGGATTTTCCGGGTGCGCTCCATCAGGTATTGGCGGCATTTGCGTGGCGGCGTCTGAATTTGTCCCGCATTGAGTCCCGCCCAACGAAGAAGAAACTGGGCAGTTATTATTTTTATATCGATGTTCTGGAATCGGTGGATTCCGTGCTGCTGACCGCGGCGATTGAGGAAATCAAGGCTTTGGGCTGTCAGGTGCGCGTTCTTGGCTCCTATCCAAGCTATACTTATCAGGAATTAATCTCGGAGGTGCTGTAG
- the ilvE gene encoding branched-chain-amino-acid transaminase: MSEQWIYLDGEFVTKENAKVSVFDHGFLYGDGIFEGIRIYEGNIFKCDEHLERLYDSAKSIDLIIPLSLEEMREAMAETIRRNDMRNGYIRLIVSRGAGNLGLDPRRCPKPTVLIIVEQLAIYSEEAYKQGLRAVSVSTRRNLPDALNPKIKSLNYLNNILVKIQSNLYEADEAIMLNAQGYVTEGSGDNIFIVKRGVVYTPPCYLGALEGITRMAIIELCEKLGYKLKEEPFTMHDIYIADEVFFTGTAAEVIAAREIDGRMIGKGEAGPITLKLLEEFRKAVTKDGYKVW, translated from the coding sequence ATGTCAGAGCAGTGGATCTATCTGGATGGAGAATTCGTCACCAAAGAAAATGCGAAGGTATCGGTATTCGATCATGGTTTTTTGTACGGCGATGGTATTTTTGAAGGCATCCGCATCTATGAAGGCAATATTTTTAAATGCGATGAGCATTTGGAGCGTCTTTATGATTCCGCAAAATCGATAGACCTTATCATTCCGCTGTCTTTGGAGGAAATGCGGGAGGCGATGGCGGAGACAATCCGCCGCAACGATATGAGAAACGGGTATATCCGTCTTATTGTCTCCCGCGGAGCGGGCAATTTGGGGCTTGATCCAAGACGCTGCCCGAAACCGACGGTGCTGATCATTGTGGAACAGCTTGCGATCTACTCGGAAGAAGCATACAAACAAGGCCTTCGTGCCGTATCGGTATCCACGCGCCGCAATCTGCCCGACGCCCTGAATCCGAAGATCAAATCGTTGAATTACTTGAACAATATTTTGGTGAAAATCCAATCCAATCTTTATGAAGCGGATGAGGCGATAATGCTGAATGCGCAGGGCTATGTGACTGAAGGCTCTGGCGACAACATTTTCATCGTCAAAAGAGGTGTTGTGTACACTCCTCCTTGCTATCTGGGCGCGCTTGAAGGCATTACCCGCATGGCCATTATCGAGCTGTGCGAGAAGCTTGGTTACAAGCTGAAGGAAGAGCCGTTTACGATGCATGACATTTACATTGCGGATGAAGTATTCTTCACAGGTACGGCGGCGGAAGTTATCGCAGCGCGCGAAATCGACGGACGGATGATTGGCAAAGGCGAAGCAGGTCCGATTACGTTGAAACTGCTCGAAGAATTCCGCAAAGCGGTTACCAAGGACGGCTACAAAGTCTGGTAG
- a CDS encoding LysM peptidoglycan-binding domain-containing protein has translation MKIHIVKSGDTLYELSKKYGIPLQKIIDANPQISDPNQLQIGQKVKIPAEPVQVPSADHIIHKHVVKQGDTLWKLSKAWGVSLKEMIDANPQLKNPNALLVGEVVNIPKVKGDPVASENAHANENVNVAHEKLHPGGKHFTGPKEEITAPKAEATAPAHLPPQQLEMPNLPNLPNVLPNITNVMPEVTVPNIMPNVLPEMVKPNETPNVKPEMIKPNENPNIMPEMTIPNVMPNVMPEMIKPNENPNIMPEMTIPNVMPNVMPEMIKQHENPNIMPEMIMPNMMLNVMPEMIKPHENMNIMPEMIMPNVMPNVMGEMHVPNAKPNIMPVAENKPAEIKPIAKEPCGCDDNQWIGGAHHPFMQYTTPVHEVGSYYHMPCDDGVLAEQVSEHKHHHMGKTSHYPGIVEGAEDHYTSNQSWVSPATHVPGDGHWDHHHWENHQSPVAYELSMQSPVSHHPNQPFHHEHIAPIYAPSPCGCSGTAPVYHAPEPAFVDPYCYSHFVLPPWCYPHPMIAPVMEPYGAEPNAQLGAYSHGPNMPFHDPNTSFPGLGGMVEPIWDRAELTTVYPPQQSEIESESESESETESAPSASINSVEVAAQAPRESFETEETVGKAEAEPAKKVKTLSSSRTSRDKAPAKKAKSKNNASRRKNPWIKR, from the coding sequence GTGAAGATACACATCGTAAAAAGTGGCGACACTTTATATGAGCTTTCTAAAAAGTATGGTATTCCTCTGCAAAAAATCATCGACGCAAACCCGCAAATTTCCGACCCCAATCAGCTGCAGATCGGACAAAAAGTCAAAATACCGGCTGAACCGGTGCAGGTTCCAAGTGCTGATCACATCATCCATAAGCATGTCGTCAAGCAAGGGGACACACTTTGGAAGCTGTCGAAAGCTTGGGGAGTATCCCTGAAAGAGATGATCGACGCCAATCCCCAGCTCAAAAATCCGAATGCGCTGCTTGTAGGAGAGGTAGTCAACATCCCTAAAGTCAAAGGCGATCCGGTAGCCAGCGAAAATGCCCATGCAAACGAAAATGTGAACGTGGCTCACGAAAAGTTACATCCTGGTGGAAAACATTTTACCGGTCCGAAAGAAGAAATCACGGCTCCAAAAGCGGAAGCTACCGCCCCGGCCCATTTGCCGCCGCAGCAGCTCGAAATGCCCAATCTCCCTAATCTTCCGAATGTACTGCCAAACATTACAAATGTAATGCCTGAAGTAACAGTGCCGAACATTATGCCGAACGTGCTGCCCGAAATGGTTAAACCAAACGAGACGCCAAACGTAAAGCCCGAAATGATTAAACCAAACGAGAATCCGAACATCATGCCGGAGATGACAATTCCGAACGTGATGCCGAACGTAATGCCTGAAATGATTAAACCGAATGAAAATCCGAACATCATGCCGGAGATGACAATTCCGAACGTAATGCCGAACGTAATGCCCGAAATGATTAAACAGCATGAAAATCCGAATATCATGCCGGAGATGATCATGCCAAACATGATGCTGAACGTGATGCCTGAAATGATTAAACCGCATGAGAACATGAATATTATGCCAGAGATGATCATGCCAAACGTCATGCCAAACGTGATGGGGGAAATGCATGTACCTAATGCCAAACCGAATATTATGCCTGTAGCCGAAAATAAACCTGCAGAGATCAAACCGATTGCTAAAGAGCCTTGCGGCTGCGATGATAATCAGTGGATCGGGGGAGCACATCATCCTTTTATGCAATACACGACCCCTGTTCACGAAGTAGGTTCTTATTATCATATGCCTTGTGACGATGGTGTTTTGGCTGAGCAAGTTTCAGAACATAAACATCATCATATGGGTAAAACATCGCATTATCCAGGCATTGTAGAGGGCGCAGAAGATCATTATACATCTAATCAATCCTGGGTAAGCCCTGCTACTCACGTACCTGGGGACGGACATTGGGATCATCACCATTGGGAAAACCATCAATCGCCTGTTGCTTACGAGCTAAGTATGCAGTCTCCTGTAAGCCATCATCCGAATCAGCCATTTCATCATGAACATATAGCGCCGATCTATGCCCCTAGTCCTTGCGGTTGTTCCGGAACGGCTCCGGTTTATCATGCGCCTGAACCTGCTTTTGTGGATCCATACTGCTATTCGCATTTTGTTCTCCCTCCATGGTGCTACCCGCACCCTATGATTGCGCCGGTAATGGAACCTTATGGCGCAGAACCGAATGCGCAGCTGGGCGCATACAGCCATGGGCCGAATATGCCGTTTCATGACCCGAATACGAGTTTTCCCGGATTGGGCGGCATGGTTGAGCCGATCTGGGACCGGGCTGAGCTAACAACCGTATATCCTCCACAGCAATCTGAAATTGAATCTGAATCTGAATCCGAGTCCGAAACTGAATCCGCGCCTTCCGCCAGCATAAATTCGGTCGAGGTGGCGGCTCAAGCGCCGAGGGAATCTTTTGAAACGGAAGAGACCGTAGGGAAGGCGGAGGCCGAACCCGCCAAAAAGGTAAAAACGCTGAGCAGTTCCAGAACTTCCCGCGATAAAGCACCAGCCAAAAAAGCCAAAAGCAAAAACAATGCCTCAAGACGGAAAAATCCTTGGATCAAAAGATAA
- a CDS encoding BofC C-terminal domain-containing protein, producing the protein MNASWIKKKLQKQWRRWRRRSLTLGLSSLVVAMVWVSMYLPDKVQSLLSSTPPVAIETLQQYQQSEGVDKSADPNFWNELNKYKQINEVVVRHSYVCGVEERALGKLNTDEIYNLLNEHPTWKGQFEGQGKVVLNETIPDLSPTCKQRAYMSMDKDGNLSLFDGPPEQEKVIRTFFQLDINSLESSLPEDALRHLYDGIRIQDIDEYNSVLSTFSDYARKG; encoded by the coding sequence GTGAATGCATCTTGGATCAAAAAGAAGCTGCAGAAACAATGGCGTCGGTGGAGACGCCGGTCTTTAACGTTGGGATTATCTTCACTGGTCGTTGCGATGGTGTGGGTCAGCATGTATTTGCCTGATAAAGTTCAAAGCCTGCTAAGCAGCACACCGCCAGTAGCTATAGAAACGCTTCAACAATATCAGCAATCCGAAGGGGTGGATAAGTCGGCGGATCCAAACTTTTGGAATGAACTCAACAAATACAAACAAATCAATGAGGTCGTGGTCCGCCATAGTTATGTTTGCGGAGTAGAAGAACGCGCATTAGGCAAATTAAACACGGATGAAATTTATAATCTTCTCAATGAACATCCGACCTGGAAAGGGCAATTCGAAGGCCAGGGAAAAGTTGTATTGAACGAAACCATTCCGGACCTATCGCCGACGTGTAAACAACGGGCATACATGAGCATGGACAAGGACGGGAATTTATCTTTATTTGATGGCCCTCCTGAACAGGAAAAGGTGATCAGGACGTTTTTCCAATTGGATATTAATTCGCTAGAGTCCTCGTTACCCGAAGATGCTTTGAGACATCTGTACGATGGCATTCGTATTCAAGATATTGATGAATATAACAGCGTATTGTCCACATTCAGTGATTATGCACGAAAAGGTTAG